The following proteins are encoded in a genomic region of Glycine max cultivar Williams 82 chromosome 18, Glycine_max_v4.0, whole genome shotgun sequence:
- the LOC100813762 gene encoding phenolic glucoside malonyltransferase 1 isoform X1 codes for MASSDKSIKIHEHCLVPPPSAAATPFSVPLTFFDLHWLRFHPVERIFFYSLPLPHSDHSSFFDKVVPKLKTSLSHTLQHFLPLAGNIVWPSDSPKPIIQFNPGDGVSLVLAQCDDALFNHMLDNSPRGATESHTLVPHLESSDSLASVMSLQITLFPNKGFCIAISSHHAVLDGKSSTMFIKAWAYACKSGEEESPPSLVPEYLEPLFDRDIIKDPTGLESVFINNWTQIASQMNPSHTSNGRSLKTVPQPIKENSVRATFELARGDLEKIKKRVLSKWELVEELAEPVLASSKPTTLSTFVTTLAYVSVCIAKAIHEAQNVQKFVLGFTVDYRARLEPPIPENYFGNCVASHMVDTQPHDFIKDDGVAIVAKRIWSKIKTLDKGALNGLDTIFSRFMTMRSEGTMAIGVAGSNRFGVYETDFGWGRPSKVEITSIDRGLNIGLAESKDGRGGVEVGLALNKHVMDLFHTIFHAGLSFD; via the coding sequence ATGGCTTCTTCCGACAAGTCCATCAAGATCCATGAGCACTGCCTCGTTCCTCCTCCCTCTGCAGCTGCAACCCCTTTCTCTGTCCCTCTAACCTTCTTTGACCTTCATTGGCTAAGGTTTCATCCAGTTGAGCgcatcttcttctactctcttcctcttcctcactCCGAccattcttctttctttgacAAAGTGGTTCCAAAGCTCAAAACCTCATTGTCTCATACCCTCCAACACTTTCTCCCTTTAGCCGGCAACATCGTTTGGCCTTCTGATTCACCCAAACCCATCATCCAATTCAACCCTGGTGATGGTGTTTCGTTGGTCCTAGCACAGTGTGATGATGCACTATTCAATCACATGTTGGACAATTCACCCCGTGGCGCCACAGAATCTCACACTTTGGTACCCCACTTGGAGTCATCAGATTCTCTTGCCTCAGTTATGTCCTTGCAGATAACGCTGTTTCCAAACAAGGGCTTTTGCATAGCCATTAGCTCTCACCATGCTGTTCTTGATGGAAAATCTTCAACCATGTTCATCAAGGCTTGGGCATATGCATGTAAATCCGGTGAAGAGGAATCACCACCATCTTTGGTTCCGGAATATTTAGAGCCTTTATTTGATAGAGATATCATCAAAGATCCAACAGGTCTTGAAAGTGTGTTCATAAATAACTGGACACAAATCGCATCTCAAATGAACCCTTCTCACACCAGCAACGGGCGAAGCTTAAAGACTGTGCCACAACCAATCAAGGAAAACTCAGTTCGAGCCACGTTCGAGCTCGCACGAGGAGATTTGGAGAAGATAAAGAAAAGGGTGTTATCCAAGTGGGAGTTAGTGGAGGAATTAGCAGAACCAGTTTTAGCTTCTTCAAAGCCAACTACTTTGTCTACCTTTGTCACTACCTTAGCATATGTGTCTGTCTGCATTGCTAAAGCCATTCATGAAGCCCAAAATGTACAGAAGTTCGTTCTTGGGTTCACTGTTGATTACAGGGCTCGGTTAGAACCTCCAATCCCTGAGAACTACTTTGGCAATTGCGTGGCTTCTCATATGGTGGATACACAGCCACATGACTTCATAAAAGATGATGGGGTGGCCATTGTTGCTAAGAGGATTTGGAGTAAAATAAAAACGTTAGATAAGGGAGCTCTAAATGGATTGGATACAATTTTCTCTAGGTTTATGACTATGAGAAGTGAGGGAACTATGGCAATTGGAGTTGCGGGGTCGAACCGATTTGGTGTTTATGAAACTGATTTTGGTTGGGGAAGGCCTTCCAAGGTGGAGATAACATCCATAGATAGAGGTTTAAACATTGGCTTGGCAGAGAGCAAGGATGGGAGAGGTGGTGTTGAAGTGGGGCTTGCTCTAAACAAACATGTGATGGATCTCTTTCATACTATTTTTCATGCAGGATTAAGTTTTGACTAA
- the LOC100813762 gene encoding phenolic glucoside malonyltransferase 1 isoform X2, whose protein sequence is MASSDKSIKIHEHCLVPPPSAAATPFSVPLTFFDLHWLRFHPVERIFFYSLPLPHSDHSSFFDKVVPKLKTSLSHTLQHFLPLAGNIVWPSDSPKPIIQFNPGDGVSLVLAQCDDALFNHMLDNSPRGATESHTLVPHLESSDSLASVMSLQITLFPNKGFCIAISSHHAVLDGKSSTMFIKAWAYACKSGEEESPPSLVPEYLEPLFDRDIIKDPTGLESVFINNWTQIASQMNPSHTSNGRSLKTVPQPIKENSVRATFELARGDLEKIKKRVLSKWELVEELAEPVLASSKPTTLSTFVTTLAYVSVCIAKAIHEAQNVQKFVLGFTVDYRARLEPPIPENYFGNCVASHMVDTQPHDFIKDDGVAIVAKRIWSKIKTLDKGALNGLDTIFSRFMTMRSEGTMAIGVAGSNRFGVYETDFGWGRPSKVEITSIDRGLNIGLL, encoded by the exons ATGGCTTCTTCCGACAAGTCCATCAAGATCCATGAGCACTGCCTCGTTCCTCCTCCCTCTGCAGCTGCAACCCCTTTCTCTGTCCCTCTAACCTTCTTTGACCTTCATTGGCTAAGGTTTCATCCAGTTGAGCgcatcttcttctactctcttcctcttcctcactCCGAccattcttctttctttgacAAAGTGGTTCCAAAGCTCAAAACCTCATTGTCTCATACCCTCCAACACTTTCTCCCTTTAGCCGGCAACATCGTTTGGCCTTCTGATTCACCCAAACCCATCATCCAATTCAACCCTGGTGATGGTGTTTCGTTGGTCCTAGCACAGTGTGATGATGCACTATTCAATCACATGTTGGACAATTCACCCCGTGGCGCCACAGAATCTCACACTTTGGTACCCCACTTGGAGTCATCAGATTCTCTTGCCTCAGTTATGTCCTTGCAGATAACGCTGTTTCCAAACAAGGGCTTTTGCATAGCCATTAGCTCTCACCATGCTGTTCTTGATGGAAAATCTTCAACCATGTTCATCAAGGCTTGGGCATATGCATGTAAATCCGGTGAAGAGGAATCACCACCATCTTTGGTTCCGGAATATTTAGAGCCTTTATTTGATAGAGATATCATCAAAGATCCAACAGGTCTTGAAAGTGTGTTCATAAATAACTGGACACAAATCGCATCTCAAATGAACCCTTCTCACACCAGCAACGGGCGAAGCTTAAAGACTGTGCCACAACCAATCAAGGAAAACTCAGTTCGAGCCACGTTCGAGCTCGCACGAGGAGATTTGGAGAAGATAAAGAAAAGGGTGTTATCCAAGTGGGAGTTAGTGGAGGAATTAGCAGAACCAGTTTTAGCTTCTTCAAAGCCAACTACTTTGTCTACCTTTGTCACTACCTTAGCATATGTGTCTGTCTGCATTGCTAAAGCCATTCATGAAGCCCAAAATGTACAGAAGTTCGTTCTTGGGTTCACTGTTGATTACAGGGCTCGGTTAGAACCTCCAATCCCTGAGAACTACTTTGGCAATTGCGTGGCTTCTCATATGGTGGATACACAGCCACATGACTTCATAAAAGATGATGGGGTGGCCATTGTTGCTAAGAGGATTTGGAGTAAAATAAAAACGTTAGATAAGGGAGCTCTAAATGGATTGGATACAATTTTCTCTAGGTTTATGACTATGAGAAGTGAGGGAACTATGGCAATTGGAGTTGCGGGGTCGAACCGATTTGGTGTTTATGAAACTGATTTTGGTTGGGGAAGGCCTTCCAAGGTGGAGATAACATCCATAGATAGAGGTTTAAACATTGGCTTG CTCTAA
- the IMAT1 gene encoding phenolic glucoside malonyltransferase 1 — MASHNIKIHDHLRVSPPSATEISLSLTFFDLFWLRFHPVERIFFYTLPTPHSNPSIFYSKLVPKLKTSLSRTLQHFPPLAGNVVWPDNTPNPTVQYTPGDSVSLVVAESEADFNHVLDNSPHEASELRCLVPHLDSSDSHASVVSFQITLFPNRGFSIGISTHHAVLDGKSSTIFVKAWASLCKTYNDDESSESSSPSLAPELKPFFDRTAIKDPSEIGLNFTVNWTEILTKFFPNENSDGRCLKLLPFPPRLEDHVRASFALTGADLEKLRKRVLSKWDIVDRGAESEPPRLSSFVLTCAYALACIAKAIHGVEKEKEKFAFAFTVDCRARLEPPIHDNYFGNCVWGHVVDAEPLDFIKEEAFAIVAKSIHSKIKMILDEGIFHGMESAFSRYESLGKDGVEIMGIAGSNRFGVYGTDFGWGKPAKVEIASVDRALTIGFAESKDGNDGVQVGLVLKKHVMDLFCTLFRQGMLDD, encoded by the coding sequence ATGGCTTCTCACAACATCAAAATCCACGACCACTTAAGGGTTTCCCCTCCCTCAGCAACAGAAATATCCCTCTCTCTCACTTTCTTCGACCTGTTCTGGCTCAGGTTCCACCCCGTGGAACGCATCTTCTTCTACACCCTCCCTACACCCCATTCAAATCCATCCATTTTCTATTCCAAACTTGTTCCAAAGCTCAAAACATCTCTCTCTCGCACTCTCCAACACTTCCCCCCTCTCGCCGGCAACGTCGTTTGGCCTGATAACACCCCAAACCCCACCGTCCAATACACCCCAGGGGACTCCGTTTCACTTGTGGTTGCTGAATCCGAAGCTGATTTCAACCACGTGTTAGATAACTCACCTCACGAAGCATCAGAGTTACGTTGTTTAGTACCCCACTTGGATTCATCGGATTCTCATGCTTCTGTTGTCTCTTTCCAAATCACTCTGTTCCCTAACAGAGGCTTCAGCATAGGAATCAGCACCCACCATGCCGTCCTTGATGGAAAATCTTCAACTATTTTCGTCAAGGCTTGGGCTTCTCTATGCAAAACGTACAATGATGATGAGTCTTCAGAGTCATCATCACCATCTTTGGCTCCAGAGTTGAAGCCTTTCTTTGATAGAACAGCCATCAAAGACCCAAGTGAGATAGGACTTAACTTCACTGTCAATTGGACTGAGATCTTAACCAAATTTTTCCCCAATGAAAACAGCGACGGGAGATGCTTGAAGCTCCTACCTTTCCCTCCAAGACTCGAGGATCATGTTCGAGCCTCGTTCGCGCTCACAGGAGCAGATTTGGAGAAGCTAAGGAAAAGGGTGTTGTCCAAATGGGACATCGTTGATAGAGGAGCAGAATCAGAGCCACCTAGGTTGTCATCTTTCGTTCTCACATGTGCTTATGCGCTAGCTTGCATTGCTAAGGCCATTCATGGAGTtgaaaaggagaaagagaaatttGCTTTTGCGTTCACAGTGGATTGCAGGGCGAGGTTGGAGCCTCCAATCCATGATAATTATTTTGGCAATTGTGTGTGGGGGCATGTGGTGGATGCTGAACCATTGGACTTCATAAAGGAAGAAGCTTTTGCTATTGTTGCAAAGAGTATTCATAGTAAAATAAAGATGATATTAGATGAGGGGATTTTTCATGGGATGGAGAGTGCGTTTTCTAGATATGAGTCTTTGGGAAAAGACGGAGTTGAAATCATGGGAATTGCAGGGTCTAACCGGTTTGGAGTTTATGGAACTGATTTTGGTTGGGGAAAGCCTGCTAAGGTGGAGATAGCATCGGTGGATAGAGCCTTAACCATTGGGTTTGCAGAGAGCAAGGATGGGAATGATGGTGTTCAAGTTGGGCTCGTGCTGAAGAAACATGTCATGGATCTCTTTTGTACTTTGTTTCGTCAAGGAATGTTAGATGATTGA
- the LOC100815354 gene encoding phenolic glucoside malonyltransferase 1, with amino-acid sequence MASQSHNIKIHDHFSVSPPSATATSLSLKFFDLFWLRFHPVERIFFYTLPTPQSDPSIFYSKIVPKLKTSLSHTLQHFPPLAGNVVWPHDSPNPIVQYTPGDAVSVLVAESEADFNHVLDNSPHEASESRCLVPHLDSSDSHASIVSLQITLFPNKGFSIGISTHHSVLDGKSSTLFIKAWSSLCKTNDDESSESSSPSLAPELVPFFDRSVIKTPSDLGLNLTIIWTEVLTKLFPTENSDGRCLKLAPFPPRLEDHVRATFALTRADLEKLRKRVLSKWDIVETGEESEPPRLSSFVLTCAYAVVCIAKAIHGVKKEKEKFSFGFTVDCRARLEPPIPDNYFGNCVWGRLVDADPLDFIKEEAFVIIAKSIDSKIKEMSEKGIFHGADSVFSKHASLAKERVEILGVAGSNRFGVYGSDFGWGKPAKVEITSVDRALTIGLAESKDGNGGVEVGLVLNKHVMDLFATLFRHGVSDE; translated from the coding sequence ATGGCTTCTCAATCTCACAACATCAAAATCCACGACCACTTTAGCGTTTCCCCTCCCTCAGCAACAGCGACATCCCTCTCTCTCAAATTCTTCGACCTTTTCTGGCTCAGGTTCCACCCCGTGGAACGCATCTTCTTCTACACGCTTCCAACACCCCAATCAGACCCATCCATTTTCTATTCCAAAATCGTTCCAAAGCTCAaaacctctctctctcacaccctCCAACACTTTCCCCCTCTCGCCGGCAACGTGGTTTGGCCTCATGACTCCCCAAACCCCATCGTCCAATACACCCCAGGCGACGCCGTTTCAGTGCTGGTGGCTGAATCCGAAGCTGACTTCAACCACGTGCTTGATAACTCACCCCACGAAGCATCGGAGTCACGTTGTTTAGTACCCCACTTGGATTCATCGGATTCTCATGCCTCTATTGTCTCTCTTCAAATCACTCTGTTCCCCAACAAAGGATTCAGCATAGGAATCAGCACCCACCATTCCGTTCTTGATGGAAAATCTTCGACCCTTTTCATCAAGGCTTGGTCATCTCTATGCAAAACCAACGATGATGAATCTTCAGAGTCATCATCACCATCTTTGGCGCCAGAGTTGGTTCCTTTCTTTGACAGATCAGTCATCAAAACCCCAAGTGACTTGGGACTTAACTTGACAATCATTTGGACTGAGGTCTTAACCAAATTGTTCCCTACTGAAAACAGCGACGGGAGGTGCTTAAAGCTTGCACCTTTCCCTCCAAGACTCGAGGATCATGTTCGAGCTACGTTCGCGCTCACGAGAGCAGATTTGGAGAAGTTAAGGAAAAGGGTGTTGTCCAAATGGGACATTGTTGAAACAGGAGAAGAATCAGAGCCACCTAGGTTGTCGTCCTTTGTTCTCACATGTGCTTATGCGGTAGTTTGCATTGCGAAGGCCATTCATGGAGttaaaaaggagaaagagaagtttTCTTTTGGGTTCACGGTGGATTGCAGGGCGAGGTTGGAGCCACCAATCCCTGACAACTATTTTGGTAACTGTGTATGGGGCCGTTTGGTGGATGCTGACCCACTGGACTTCATAAAGGAAGAAGCTTTTGTTATTATTGCAAAGAGTAttgatagtaaaataaaagagatgtcAGAAAAGGGGATTTTTCATGGGGCGGATAGTGTGTTTTCTAAACACGCGTCTTTGGCAAAAGAGAGAGTTGAAATCTTGGGAGTTGCAGGGTCAAATCGATTTGGGGTCTATGGGAGTGATTTTGGTTGGGGGAAGCCTGCTAAGGTGGAGATAACATCGGTGGATAGAGCCTTAACCATTGGGTTGGCAGAGAGCAAGGATGGGAATGGTGGTGTTGAAGTTGGGCTTGTTCTTAATAAACATGTCATGGATCTATTTGCCACTTTGTTTCGTCATGGAGTGTCAGATGAGTAG
- the LOC102660160 gene encoding phenolic glucoside malonyltransferase 1, translating to MVVLQEVFNVVPTSESEEFQLPTQTSLSLTFFDILWLRLPPVQRVFFYEFPHPTHLFFDTLLPKLKHSLSLALAHFFPLAGHLTWPLHSQKPIINYKSGDTVPLTVAVSEADFNHLAGTDLYEAKEIPHLLPHLTISHEKATLLALQATLFPNSGFSIGITSHHAVLDGKTSTSFIKSWAYLCRESQSPTSLPPELIPFYDREVIKDPNHLGVKYVSDWLEQNGPNNRSLLVWDLQAPEDATRGIFQLSRSDIEKLKQIVVSKKKGNNTNLRLSTFVLSIAYACVFRVRAEETKNKRVMLALNVDCRARLEPPIPPTYFGNCVGARLAIAETREILGEDGLIVVVDALNDALGSLKDGALSGAENWSRWLLESFSDDVRIIGVAGSPRFEAYSNDFGWGRPKKVEMASIDRTGALCLSDSKNGDGVEVSFVSNKRAMETFAYLFANGLRS from the coding sequence ATGGTAGTGTTACAAGAAGTCTTCAACGTTGTACCAACTTCCGAATCAGAAGAGTTTCAGTTACCAACTCAAACATCGCTTTCCCTCACCTTCTTCGACATCCTATGGTTAAGGTTACCACCTGTTCAACGCGTCTTCTTCTATGAATTCCCTCACCCAACCCATCTCTTCTTTGATACCCTTCTTCCCAAACTCAAACACTCTCTTTCTCTTGCACTTGCCCACTTTTTCCCTCTTGCGGGCCACCTCACTTGGCCACTTCACTCCCAAAAACCCATCATCAATTACAAATCTGGTGACACTGTTCCCCTCACAGTTGCTGTATCTGAAGCTGATTTCAACCACCTAGCAGGCACAGATCTTTATGAAGCCAAAGAAATTCCCCATCTTTTACCCCACTTGACCATATCCCACGAAAAAGCCACGCTTTTGGCCCTGCAAGCTACCCTCTTTCCAAACTCTGGATTTTCCATTGGAATAACCTCACACCATGCTGTTCTAGATGGCAAGACTTCAACATCGTTTATCAAATCCTGGGCTTATCTTTGTAGAGAATCACAATCACCCACTTCTTTACCACCTGAACTGATTCCTTTTTATGACAGGGAAGTAATCAAAGACCCTAACCATTTAGGGGTAAAATATGTCAGTGATTGGTTAGAGCAGAATGGACCCAACAACCGAAGCCTCTTGGTTTGGGATCTGCAAGCTCCAGAAGATGCAACTAGAGGCATATTTCAATTGTCTCGTTCGGATATTGAAAAGCTGAAGCAAATAGTGGTGTCCAAGAAGAAAGGGAACAACACCAACCTTCGCTTGTCAACCTTTGTGTTGTCTATTGCCTATGCTTGTGTTTTCAGGGTGAGAGCAGAGGAAACAAAGAACAAGAGAGTTATGTTGGCTTTGAATGTTGATTGCAGGGCACGTTTGGAGCCACCTATTCCAccaacatattttggaaactgTGTTGGAGCGAGACTTGCAATTGCTGAAACAAGAGAGATATTGGGGGAAGATGGCCTAATTGTGGTTGTGGATGCACTGAATGATGCCTTGGGGAGTCTCAAGGATGGAGCACTGAGTGGAGCAGAAAATTGGTCAAGGTGGTTGCTTGAAAGTTTTAGTGATGATGTGAGAATAATTGGTGTTGCTGGGTCACCTAGGTTTGAGGCTTATAGTAATGACTTTGGTTGGGGAAGACCAAAGAAAGTGGAGATGGCTTCTATAGACAGAACTGGGGCACTTTGTTTATCAGATAGCAAAAATGGTGATGGGGTTGAGGTAAGTTTTGTGTCCAACAAAAGAGCAATGGAGACCTTTGCTTATCTCTTTGCCAATGGCCTTCGATCTTGA
- the LOC100805184 gene encoding phenolic glucoside malonyltransferase 1: MNKVVEVLSVAPILESEELPTQTSLPLTFFDILWLRLPPVQRIFFYEFPHPTHLFFDTLLPKLKHSLSLALAHFYPLAGHLIWPLHSAKPIINYNTGDTLSLIVAESEADFNHLAGTDLYEAKEIHNLLPHLTISHEKATLLALQVTLFPNSGFSIGITSHHAVLDGRTSTSFMKSWAYLCRESQSPTSLPPELCPFFDREVVKDPNELEAKYVSDWLKHGGPNNRSLMVWDLPVPEEATRGLFQLPRSAIEKIKQIVVMSKKKGNNNTNLHLSTFVLSIAYALVCRVRAEEVKSKRVVLGVSVDCRRWLEPPLPPTYFGNCVGGRVVIVETRGLLGDEGVLVAVEALSEALETLKDGVLNGAENWSSMLFDGLATDDKTIGAAGSPRFEVYSSDFGWGRPKKVEMVSIDRTAAFSLSESKNGDGIEIGFVSKKTTMETFASLFVNGLQS; the protein is encoded by the coding sequence ATGAATAAAGTGGTAGAAGTTTTGAGTGTAGCACCAATTTTGGAATCAGAAGAGTTACCAACTCAAACATCGCTTCCCCTCACCTTCTTTGATATACTATGGTTAAGGTTACCACCTGTTCAACGCATCTTCTTCTATGAATTTCCTCACCCAACCCATCTCTTCTTTGATACCCTTCTTCCCAAACTCAAACACTCTCTTTCTCTTGCACTTGCCCACTTTTACCCTCTTGCTGGACACCTCATCTGGCCCCTTCACTCCGCCAAACCCATCATCAATTACAACACTGGTGACACTCTTTCACTCATTGTAGCTGAATCTGAAGCTGATTTCAACCATTTAGCAGGCACAGATCTTTATGAAGCTAAAGAAATTCACAATCTTTTACCCCACTTGACCATATCCCATGAAAAAGCTACTCTTTTGGCCCTGCAAGTTACCCTATTTCCAAACTCTGGATTTTCCATTGGAATAACCTCACACCATGCTGTTCTTGATGGCAGAACTTCAACATCGTTTATGAAATCCTGGGCTTATCTTTGTAGAGAATCACAATCACCCACTTCTTTACCACCAGAACTTTGTCCTTTTTTTGACAGGGAAGTAGTCAAAGACCCCAATGAACTAGAAGCAAAATATGTCAGTGATTGGTTGAAGCATGGTGGACCCAACAACAGAAGCCTCATGGTTTGGGATCTGCCAGTTCCAGAAGAAGCAACCAGGGGCTTATTTCAACTGCCACGTTCAGCTATTGAAAAAATCAAGCAAATTGTGGTTATGTCCAAGAAGAAAGGGAATAACAACACCAACCTTCACTTGTCAACGTTTGTGTTATCTATTGCATATGCGTTGGTTTGCAGAGTGAGAGCAGAAGaagtaaaaagtaaaagggTTGTTTTGGGTGTGAGCGTTGATTGCAGGCGTTGGTTGGAGCCACCTCTTCCTccaacatattttggaaactgTGTTGGTGGCAGAGTTGTGATTGTTGAAACAAGAGGATTGTTGGGGGATGAAGGAGTGCTTGTAGCTGTGGAAGCACTGAGTGAAGCTTTGGAAACTCTGAAGGATGGTGTGCTGAATGGAGCAGAAAATTGGTCTTCGATGCTGTTTGATGGTCTCGCCACTGATGACAAGACAATTGGCGCTGCTGGGTCACCGAGGTTTGAGGTTTATAGTAGTGACTTTGGTTGGGGAAGACCAAAGAAAGTGGAGATGGTGTCTATTGACAGAACTGCAGCGTTTAGTCTTTCAGAGAGCAAAAATGGAGATGGAATTGAGATTGGTTTTGTGTCCAAGAAAACAACAATGGAGACCTTTGCTTCTCTCTTTGTCAATGGCCTTCAATCTTGA